The following proteins are co-located in the Chaetodon auriga isolate fChaAug3 chromosome 23, fChaAug3.hap1, whole genome shotgun sequence genome:
- the LOC143316025 gene encoding OX-2 membrane glycoprotein-like: MAAVGREVCLSCWLTQLKDVLQVTWQKHLPDGGKNVCTFDKYFGQRVNPDFRDKVTFKAAGLQNSSIVIRNVTELDEGCYDCLFNTDPDGALTGTTCLRLYELHEPILHVRESNSSEEVVVSCSATGRPAPTVTLRVLQKDLHLSPYSSVTVHNSNGTVTVTTAAVLSGFHNSSTQVGCAVRVLSGPQMEAFMMIPEVKQSSDEDSGPDHSDFSVTWIIVFAFVFVGCVTAVVSVLLLQKQRKSESHRDCEDVKTPQKPTEDAHETETPLKQQENEQVRHRVSSEKKDRRNSPKVSSRTPRRQLFEPKSAV, translated from the exons ATGGCAGCAGTGGGACGTGAAGTCTGCTTAAGCTGTTGGCTGACTCAACTTAAAGATGTTCTTCAGGTCACCTGGCAGAAACATTTACCTGATGGAGGCAAGAATGTTTGTACTTTCGACAAGTACTTTGGTCAGAGAGTGAATCCTGACTTCAGAGATAAAGTGACGTTTAAAGCTGCTGGACTGCAGAACAGCTCCATAGTTATCAGGAACGTGACGGAGCTGGATGAAGGCTGCTATGACTGCTTGTTTAACACCGACCCTGATGGTGCTCTCACAGGTACAACCTGCCTCAGACTCTACG AGCTGCATGAACCCATTCTTCATGTTAGAGAATCAAACTCTAGTGAAGAGGTAGTTGTGTCCTGCTCGGCCACAGGTCGACCTGCTCCCACGGTGACACTAAGAGTCCTGCAGAAAGACCTCCACCTCTCACCCTACAGCTCCGTCACAGTCCACAACAGCAACGGTACAGTGActgtcaccactgcagctgtgctgtcaggcttccataacagcagcacacaggttgGATGTGCAGTGCGAGTGCTCTCTGGTCCTCAGATGGAGGCGTTTATGATGATTCCTGAGGTCAAACAGTCGTCTGATGAGGACTCTGGGCCTGATCACAGTGATTTCA GTGTCACTTGGATCATTGTGTTTGCGTTCGTGTTCGTTGGTTGTGTTACAGCAGTCGTCTCAGTCCTGCTtctacaaaaacaaaggaagag tgAGTCACACAGGGACTGTGAGGATGTCAAGACACCACAAAAACCAACTGAAGACGCTCATGA gACCGAAACCCCTTTAAAGCAGCAAGAGAACGAGCAGGTGAGACATCGGGTTTCTTctgagaaaaaagacagaaggaacTCCCCAAAAGTGTCATCTAGGACTCCAAGACGTCAGCTGTTTGAACCAAAGTCGGCTGTTTAG